Proteins encoded within one genomic window of Couchioplanes caeruleus:
- a CDS encoding A/G-specific adenine glycosylase → MTLADSAIQWYDRNARDLPWRVPGTSAWAVLVSEVMLQQTPVIRVEPAWHAWMNRWPTPADLAQDPPSEAIRMWGRLGYPRRAMRLHACAVALVERHDGRVPDDLDQLLALPGVGTYTARAVATFAYGQRHPVVDTNVRRVVSRAVAGDPDAGPATTAADLTAMAELLPEEPARAARASIAFMELGAIVCTARSPRCTECPFEQVCAWRLSGAPAPSGPTRRPQRYAGTDRQVRGLILEVLRHATGPVPRQRIDVVWADDVQRARALAGLVTDGLVEPLDSDADRFVLAGDHPPRYPALE, encoded by the coding sequence ATGACGCTCGCCGACTCAGCCATCCAGTGGTACGACCGCAACGCCCGCGACCTGCCCTGGCGCGTCCCCGGCACCAGCGCCTGGGCGGTGCTGGTCAGCGAGGTGATGCTGCAGCAGACCCCGGTCATCCGCGTGGAGCCCGCCTGGCACGCCTGGATGAACCGCTGGCCCACCCCCGCCGACCTGGCCCAGGACCCGCCGTCCGAGGCGATCCGGATGTGGGGCCGGCTGGGATACCCGCGCCGGGCGATGCGGCTGCACGCGTGCGCGGTCGCGCTCGTCGAGCGGCATGACGGGCGGGTGCCGGACGACCTCGACCAGTTGCTCGCGCTACCGGGCGTCGGGACCTACACCGCGCGGGCCGTGGCCACCTTCGCGTACGGGCAGCGTCACCCGGTCGTGGACACCAACGTGCGCCGCGTCGTCTCCCGGGCGGTGGCCGGGGACCCGGACGCCGGCCCGGCCACCACGGCCGCCGACCTCACCGCCATGGCCGAGTTGCTGCCCGAGGAGCCGGCCCGCGCCGCCCGGGCCAGCATCGCCTTCATGGAGCTCGGTGCCATCGTCTGCACGGCCCGGTCGCCGCGGTGCACCGAGTGCCCCTTCGAGCAGGTCTGCGCGTGGCGCCTGAGCGGTGCCCCGGCGCCGTCCGGCCCGACGCGCCGGCCGCAGCGGTACGCGGGCACCGACCGCCAGGTCCGCGGCCTGATCCTCGAGGTGCTGCGCCACGCCACCGGGCCGGTGCCGCGGCAGCGCATCGACGTCGTCTGGGCGGACGACGTGCAGCGCGCCCGCGCCCTCGCCGGACTGGTCACGGACGGTCTGGTGGAGCCCCTGGACTCCGACGCGGACCGCTTCGTGCTGGCAGGTGACCACCCGCCTCGCTATCCGGCGCTGGAATAG
- a CDS encoding phosphotransferase family protein codes for MIPTDPPPAALRWAAGNAGPEASARVVQRLAGGTHAVTHLLETGQPTRQIVLRRYPPGDNAAEREAAVLKALDGLDGWAPRLVDVDAIGRRFGEPAVLITRLPGRADITSVPPDDAAEQLGRVLARIHAVPLARFDGLRDGMAATSSPATRYAPGAAVLAADGHRLRAEESVLTHFDYWSGNVLWQRRSITGIVDWSGASRAPRGLDVSWCRLDLVLLYGPATADVFLAAYQRAAGEAVPDVVLWDLFALTNSHHTVESWRDNYHGLGRTDLTATDLRARHTAWTRDRLEQHRER; via the coding sequence ATGATCCCGACCGACCCGCCTCCCGCGGCCTTACGGTGGGCCGCGGGAAACGCCGGCCCCGAGGCGTCGGCGCGTGTCGTCCAGCGCCTCGCCGGTGGCACGCACGCCGTCACCCACCTGCTGGAGACCGGGCAGCCGACAAGGCAGATCGTGCTGCGGCGATATCCGCCCGGCGACAACGCGGCCGAGCGGGAGGCAGCCGTCCTGAAGGCACTGGACGGCCTGGACGGGTGGGCGCCGCGCCTTGTGGACGTCGATGCCATCGGAAGGCGGTTCGGTGAGCCCGCAGTGCTGATCACTCGTCTTCCCGGTCGTGCCGACATCACCTCGGTGCCGCCGGACGACGCGGCGGAACAGCTCGGACGAGTTCTGGCGCGCATTCATGCCGTGCCGCTCGCCCGGTTCGACGGGCTACGCGACGGCATGGCAGCGACATCGTCACCGGCCACGCGGTACGCCCCGGGAGCGGCGGTCCTGGCGGCCGACGGTCATCGTCTTCGCGCCGAGGAATCGGTCCTGACGCACTTCGACTACTGGTCCGGCAACGTGCTGTGGCAGCGGCGGTCGATCACCGGCATCGTCGACTGGTCCGGGGCGTCCCGGGCACCGCGTGGCCTCGACGTGAGCTGGTGTCGGCTGGATCTGGTTCTTCTGTACGGCCCGGCGACGGCAGACGTCTTTCTGGCCGCCTATCAGCGGGCGGCCGGAGAAGCGGTGCCGGACGTCGTCCTGTGGGACCTGTTCGCGTTGACGAATTCCCATCACACCGTCGAGAGCTGGCGGGACAACTACCACGGCCTCGGCCGCACCGACCTGACCGCCACCGACCTGCGTGCACGTCACACGGCGTGGACCCGCGACCGTCTCGAGCAGCATCGAGAGCGGTGA
- a CDS encoding acyl-CoA dehydrogenase family protein encodes MTADEARRLAPRFVARATEYDRTGSFPVEDFADLRRSGLFGLMVPTRLGGMGAGFADYAAVAYELARGNGATALVFNMHASVTGALSGVTDELADALGLPPEALEARDSYLRAAAEGNWYAVAMSERGAGSRLSEMATRYERTADGFHIKGAKTFCSGAGHADAYLVAARSAADPSQVSQFLVPAGDGLSIEPTWDALGMRATGSHDVHVDVVVDETALLGGVEGLALVVAQLAPHWMVASYAAVYVGVARAAVDAAVEHVEARKLEHLPAVRARIGRADAAVAAAHLTVMEAARRVDEAPGDAETNRWVWRAKLVAGTTAADVAASMLEAAGTSAMRRGHPLERLYRDARAGSLQPATSDVCADWLGVAALGGDPDSQGTAPRW; translated from the coding sequence GTGACCGCCGACGAGGCTCGGCGACTGGCACCCCGGTTCGTGGCCCGGGCCACCGAGTACGACCGGACCGGTTCCTTTCCCGTCGAGGACTTCGCCGACCTGCGCCGGTCCGGGCTGTTCGGCCTGATGGTGCCGACCCGCCTCGGCGGCATGGGCGCGGGCTTCGCCGACTATGCGGCGGTCGCGTACGAGCTGGCCCGCGGCAACGGCGCCACCGCTCTCGTCTTCAACATGCACGCCTCGGTCACCGGCGCGCTCAGCGGCGTGACGGACGAGCTCGCCGACGCCCTGGGCCTACCGCCGGAGGCCCTCGAGGCTCGGGACAGCTATCTGCGCGCCGCCGCCGAGGGCAACTGGTACGCCGTGGCGATGAGCGAGCGCGGCGCGGGCTCCCGGCTCTCCGAGATGGCGACCCGCTACGAACGGACCGCCGACGGCTTCCACATCAAGGGCGCGAAGACCTTCTGCTCGGGCGCGGGGCACGCCGACGCGTACCTGGTCGCGGCCCGCAGCGCCGCCGACCCGTCGCAGGTCTCGCAGTTCCTGGTGCCGGCCGGGGACGGGCTCTCGATCGAGCCGACCTGGGACGCGCTCGGTATGCGCGCGACCGGCTCGCACGACGTCCACGTCGACGTCGTCGTCGACGAGACGGCGCTGCTGGGCGGCGTGGAGGGGCTCGCGCTCGTCGTCGCTCAGCTCGCTCCGCACTGGATGGTGGCCAGCTATGCGGCCGTCTACGTCGGGGTGGCCCGGGCGGCCGTGGACGCCGCCGTCGAGCACGTCGAGGCCCGCAAGCTGGAGCACCTGCCGGCGGTACGCGCGCGCATCGGCCGGGCCGACGCCGCCGTCGCGGCCGCCCACCTGACCGTCATGGAGGCCGCCCGCAGGGTCGACGAGGCGCCCGGCGACGCCGAGACCAACCGGTGGGTGTGGCGGGCCAAGCTGGTCGCGGGTACGACCGCGGCCGACGTCGCCGCCTCGATGCTGGAGGCCGCCGGCACGTCCGCGATGCGCCGCGGCCATCCGCTGGAACGCCTCTACCGGGACGCGCGAGCGGGTTCCCTACAGCCCGCGACCTCGGACGTCTGCGCCGACTGGCTCGGCGTCGCGGCGCTGGGCGGAGACCCGGACTCGCAAGGAACCGCCCCACGTTGGTGA
- the radA gene encoding DNA repair protein RadA, with the protein MTTSRTRSEPRPAYQCDACGHQPPKWLGRCPECNEWGSIIESTMTGPVVSGRVVSSRLPSEPARPIATISAAPAKAVPSGVTELDRVLGGGLVPGAVVLLAGEPGVGKSTLLLDVAQQWAAGAGTPSLVVSGEESVSQVRLRAERLGALHDRLYLASESDLGAVIGHLDAVKPGLLIIDSVQTISAPGTEGVPGGVTQVRAVTAALVSVAKERGVATVLVGHVTKDGSVAGPRVLEHLVDVVLHFEGDKHSSLRLVRGVKNRFGAADEVGCFEMHESGIVSLADPSGLFLTRYNEPVPGTCVTVAMEGRRAMVTEVQALIGAQVQGSPRRTVSGLDSARLAMVLAVLQRRMEKIKLHDREVFAATVGGIRVTEPSADLAMALAVASGALNLAMAPHLVAIGEVGLTGEVRRVGAVGRRLAEAARLGFRFALVPPGCGPGEGDSPPKGMRVVEVGDLQTAVQWAARASAE; encoded by the coding sequence GTGACGACTTCCCGCACCCGTTCGGAACCGCGCCCGGCCTACCAGTGCGATGCGTGCGGCCACCAGCCGCCGAAGTGGCTGGGGCGCTGCCCGGAGTGCAACGAGTGGGGCTCGATCATCGAGTCCACGATGACCGGTCCGGTGGTATCGGGCCGGGTGGTCAGCTCGCGGCTGCCGTCCGAGCCGGCGCGTCCGATCGCGACGATCAGCGCCGCCCCCGCCAAGGCCGTGCCCAGCGGCGTCACGGAGCTGGACCGGGTGCTCGGCGGCGGCCTGGTGCCGGGGGCGGTGGTGCTGCTCGCGGGCGAGCCGGGGGTCGGCAAGTCCACCCTGCTGCTCGATGTGGCCCAGCAGTGGGCGGCGGGCGCCGGCACCCCCTCCCTCGTGGTCAGCGGCGAGGAGTCGGTCAGCCAGGTGCGGCTGCGCGCCGAGCGGCTCGGCGCCCTGCACGACCGGCTCTACCTCGCCTCGGAGAGCGATCTCGGCGCGGTGATCGGGCACCTCGACGCGGTCAAGCCCGGCTTGCTCATCATCGACTCGGTGCAGACGATCTCGGCGCCGGGCACCGAGGGCGTGCCCGGCGGTGTCACCCAGGTGCGCGCGGTCACGGCCGCCCTCGTCAGCGTCGCCAAGGAGCGGGGCGTCGCCACCGTCCTCGTCGGCCACGTCACCAAGGACGGCTCGGTCGCCGGTCCCCGCGTGCTGGAGCACCTCGTCGACGTCGTGCTGCACTTCGAGGGCGACAAACATTCGTCGCTGCGCCTGGTGCGCGGCGTGAAGAACCGCTTCGGCGCGGCCGACGAGGTGGGGTGCTTCGAGATGCACGAGAGCGGCATCGTCAGCCTCGCCGACCCCTCGGGGCTGTTCCTGACCCGATACAACGAGCCGGTGCCCGGCACCTGCGTCACGGTCGCGATGGAGGGCCGCCGGGCGATGGTGACCGAGGTGCAGGCGCTGATCGGGGCCCAGGTGCAGGGCTCGCCGCGGCGCACGGTCTCCGGCCTCGACAGCGCCCGGCTGGCCATGGTGCTGGCCGTGCTCCAGCGCAGGATGGAGAAGATCAAACTCCACGATCGCGAGGTCTTCGCCGCGACGGTCGGCGGCATCCGCGTCACCGAGCCGTCGGCCGACCTGGCGATGGCCCTGGCGGTGGCCTCCGGCGCGCTCAACCTGGCGATGGCACCGCATCTCGTCGCCATCGGCGAGGTCGGCCTGACCGGCGAGGTGCGGCGGGTCGGCGCGGTCGGTCGGCGGCTCGCCGAGGCGGCCCGGCTGGGCTTCCGTTTCGCGCTGGTCCCGCCCGGCTGCGGTCCCGGCGAGGGCGACAGCCCGCCCAAAGGAATGCGCGTCGTCGAGGTGGGCGACCTGCAGACGGCGGTGCAGTGGGCGGCCCGGGCGTCGGCGGAATGA
- a CDS encoding DUF4291 domain-containing protein: MEVPQRQIRAVYDEHTITVYQAYPEAIAGPAVRAGRFVDPFKRERMTWIKPSFLWMMYRCGWATKPGQERVLAVRITRAGFDWALAHACSSHHDRASGESREEWARRLRTSPVRVQWDPERSLALNALPYRSLQLGIGADAVRRYVDDWTVSITDVTPMVREIAAKRDPALLPVERPYSSAG; encoded by the coding sequence ATGGAAGTTCCCCAGCGGCAGATCCGAGCCGTGTACGACGAGCACACCATCACCGTCTACCAGGCGTACCCGGAGGCGATCGCCGGTCCTGCCGTGCGCGCCGGACGGTTCGTGGACCCGTTCAAGCGCGAGCGGATGACCTGGATCAAGCCGTCCTTCCTGTGGATGATGTACCGCTGCGGATGGGCCACCAAGCCCGGCCAGGAACGCGTCCTCGCCGTGCGGATCACCCGTGCGGGCTTCGACTGGGCGCTCGCCCACGCCTGCTCGAGCCACCACGACCGGGCGAGCGGGGAAAGCCGGGAGGAGTGGGCGCGGCGGCTGCGCACCAGCCCCGTACGGGTGCAGTGGGACCCCGAACGGTCGCTGGCGCTGAACGCCCTGCCGTACCGGTCCTTGCAGCTCGGCATCGGCGCAGACGCGGTCCGGCGATACGTCGACGACTGGACGGTGTCGATCACGGACGTGACGCCGATGGTCAGGGAGATCGCCGCGAAGCGGGACCCGGCCCTGCTGCCGGTGGAACGCCCCTATTCCAGCGCCGGATAG
- a CDS encoding peptide deformylase, translated as MSDALAGWKPDLLGVDGRVLPVVTAPAEVLSRPGAEVDPADPEVVQLAADLVATMRVSPGCVGLAAPQVGVGAQVFVVDVTEHPKTATSHGTFVLCNARVVEASRWRPGREGCMSVPDLTGDVKRAGRVVVEAVLPGTGEAVRLATDAFEARALQHEIDHCAGKLFLDRVAGAHAVYQRKVYL; from the coding sequence GTGAGCGACGCTCTGGCCGGCTGGAAGCCCGACCTGCTCGGCGTCGACGGCCGGGTGTTGCCGGTCGTCACCGCCCCGGCCGAGGTGCTGAGCCGCCCGGGTGCCGAGGTGGACCCCGCGGACCCGGAGGTGGTCCAGCTCGCGGCGGACCTGGTCGCCACGATGCGGGTGTCGCCCGGCTGCGTGGGTCTCGCCGCGCCCCAGGTCGGGGTGGGTGCCCAGGTCTTCGTCGTGGACGTCACCGAGCATCCCAAGACCGCCACCTCGCACGGCACGTTCGTGCTGTGCAACGCCCGGGTGGTGGAGGCCAGCCGTTGGCGGCCCGGCCGGGAGGGCTGCATGTCCGTGCCGGACCTGACCGGCGACGTGAAACGCGCCGGCCGCGTCGTGGTCGAGGCCGTCCTTCCGGGTACGGGCGAAGCCGTCCGCCTGGCCACCGACGCCTTCGAGGCCCGCGCCCTGCAACACGAGATCGACCACTGCGCGGGAAAACTCTTTCTCGATCGGGTGGCCGGTGCGCACGCCGTCTACCAGCGCAAGGTGTATCTCTAA
- a CDS encoding MOSC domain-containing protein, producing MQIAEVRRFPVKSMLGDAVPDAWVDHRGLVGDRLWAVCDADGKLGSGKNTRRFRRMPGLFRLRAHAGEPVPIVELPDGRCFAADESAGHRAVSEVLGRPVTLVAETTIPHHDEGPVSLISTAALRALTGMCGGEPGGGDVDPLRFRANFLVDVPGSGFPEDDWFGRRLRVGRDVVLRVVRPLTRCVMIDMAQAPAVGRNDLLKALAERREMTFGVFATVERPGRVAVGSDVAFED from the coding sequence GTGCAGATCGCCGAAGTCCGTCGTTTTCCGGTGAAATCCATGCTCGGCGACGCGGTGCCGGACGCCTGGGTCGATCACCGCGGCCTGGTGGGCGACCGGTTGTGGGCGGTGTGCGACGCGGACGGCAAGCTCGGCAGCGGCAAGAACACCCGGCGGTTCCGGCGGATGCCGGGCCTGTTCCGGCTCCGGGCCCACGCGGGCGAGCCGGTACCCATCGTGGAGTTGCCCGACGGCCGGTGCTTCGCCGCCGACGAGTCCGCGGGGCACCGGGCCGTCAGCGAGGTGCTGGGCCGCCCGGTGACGCTCGTCGCGGAGACGACGATTCCGCATCACGACGAGGGGCCGGTCAGCCTGATCTCCACGGCCGCGCTCCGCGCGCTGACCGGGATGTGCGGCGGCGAGCCGGGCGGCGGGGACGTCGACCCGCTGCGGTTCCGGGCCAACTTTCTCGTCGACGTCCCCGGGAGCGGGTTTCCGGAGGACGACTGGTTCGGGCGCCGGCTGCGCGTCGGCCGCGATGTCGTGCTGCGGGTGGTCCGGCCGCTCACCCGGTGCGTGATGATCGATATGGCGCAGGCTCCCGCTGTCGGCCGGAACGACCTGCTCAAGGCACTGGCGGAGCGGCGAGAGATGACTTTCGGCGTGTTCGCCACCGTGGAACGGCCCGGCCGGGTCGCCGTCGGATCAGACGTAGCGTTCGAGGATTGA
- a CDS encoding adhesin has protein sequence MRTTVGPLPAAVYWRRRAVVLGALLLGVIVLFVSCFGGGDDSGGKQATGAARGPASTPASATPETEPSFEDAPPGAGTPSRPSPEELRSEAPAGEPDTGDGAQPGTDTNVTVPADGSCTDQEISVTPIPAGTTARRGVPIEIRLKIKNVSARTCSRDVGADLQELYIESGAQKVWSSDTCSNAKGSDVREFPSNGEREYNVTWNGRQSNKCAAGLAAGTAPPAGQYQVRGRLGAKVSAPVILTLTP, from the coding sequence ATGCGTACGACGGTTGGTCCGCTTCCCGCCGCCGTGTACTGGCGGCGTCGAGCTGTGGTGCTGGGTGCACTGCTGCTCGGCGTCATCGTGCTCTTCGTCTCCTGCTTCGGCGGCGGCGACGACAGCGGCGGCAAGCAGGCCACCGGCGCCGCCCGGGGCCCCGCTTCGACGCCGGCCTCCGCGACGCCGGAGACCGAGCCGTCCTTCGAGGACGCGCCTCCCGGCGCGGGCACCCCCTCCCGGCCGAGCCCGGAGGAGCTGCGGTCCGAAGCCCCGGCCGGTGAGCCGGATACGGGCGACGGCGCGCAGCCCGGGACGGACACGAACGTGACCGTGCCGGCCGACGGCTCCTGCACCGACCAGGAGATCTCGGTGACCCCGATCCCGGCCGGCACCACCGCACGCCGCGGCGTCCCGATCGAGATTCGCCTGAAGATCAAGAACGTGTCGGCCCGTACGTGCTCGCGCGATGTGGGCGCGGACCTCCAGGAGCTTTACATCGAGTCGGGCGCGCAGAAGGTCTGGTCGTCGGACACGTGCAGCAACGCGAAGGGCTCCGACGTCCGCGAGTTCCCGTCGAACGGCGAACGCGAATACAACGTGACCTGGAACGGCCGCCAGTCGAACAAGTGCGCGGCCGGCCTGGCCGCGGGTACGGCCCCTCCCGCGGGTCAGTACCAGGTCCGCGGCCGCCTCGGCGCCAAGGTCAGCGCCCCGGTCATCCTGACCCTCACCCCGTGA
- a CDS encoding glycine cleavage system protein R — translation MNELAITVIGPDRTGIIADVSEALAGVGANLSDSTMTRLRGHFAMTLICTGPSAEDVEKALEPLSGLLATVRAVEPEAEADAAGEPYLVSVHGADRLGIVAAVTRVVAAAGGNITDLTTRLSGPLYVLIAEVDLPRGSAEDLAVRLATAADELGVDVTLRRAETDVL, via the coding sequence ATGAACGAGCTCGCCATCACCGTCATAGGCCCGGACCGCACCGGCATCATCGCCGACGTCTCCGAGGCCCTCGCCGGAGTCGGAGCCAACCTCTCCGACTCCACGATGACCCGGCTTCGCGGACACTTCGCCATGACGCTGATCTGCACAGGACCGTCCGCGGAGGACGTGGAGAAGGCGCTGGAGCCGCTCAGCGGGCTGCTGGCCACGGTACGGGCGGTCGAGCCGGAGGCGGAGGCGGACGCGGCCGGCGAGCCCTACCTGGTGAGCGTGCACGGCGCGGACCGGCTCGGCATCGTCGCCGCGGTCACCCGGGTGGTGGCGGCGGCAGGCGGCAACATCACCGACCTGACGACCCGGCTCAGCGGCCCGCTGTATGTGCTGATCGCCGAGGTGGACCTGCCCCGGGGCAGCGCCGAGGACCTGGCCGTACGGCTCGCCACCGCGGCCGACGAGCTGGGCGTCGACGTGACCCTGCGCCGCGCCGAGACGGACGTCCTGTGA
- a CDS encoding methyltransferase domain-containing protein, with protein MSRLARNDPRQYDDLAGEWWRPGGGFELLHWLAAARGALVPAASRPGAVLVDAGCGGGLLAPHVEHLGYRHVGVDLRRSGLEQAASRGVAVLAGDVAALPLADESADVVVAGEILEHVPDLPATVAELCRVLRPGGLLVLDTINDTRLGRLISITLGERFGAAPVGIHDPELFVDPGELTMHCAKHGVRLRVRGVRPSVPGLIRWLALPTGTAPRRLGRMVPTRSTQVLYQGIGRKQGSRGEVQV; from the coding sequence ATGTCCCGCCTCGCGCGCAACGACCCCCGCCAGTACGACGACCTCGCCGGCGAGTGGTGGCGCCCGGGCGGCGGCTTCGAGCTGCTGCACTGGCTGGCGGCGGCGCGCGGGGCGCTCGTGCCCGCCGCGTCCCGGCCCGGCGCGGTCCTGGTGGACGCCGGCTGCGGCGGCGGCCTGCTGGCCCCGCACGTGGAACACCTCGGCTACCGCCATGTCGGCGTCGACCTACGGCGCTCGGGCCTGGAGCAGGCGGCGTCCCGCGGCGTGGCGGTGCTCGCCGGCGACGTCGCCGCCCTGCCGCTGGCCGACGAGTCCGCGGACGTGGTGGTGGCGGGCGAGATCCTCGAGCACGTGCCCGACCTGCCGGCCACCGTGGCGGAGCTGTGCCGGGTGCTACGTCCGGGCGGCCTGCTCGTCCTGGACACGATCAACGACACCCGGCTCGGTCGATTGATCTCTATCACACTCGGCGAGCGGTTCGGCGCCGCGCCGGTGGGCATCCACGATCCCGAGCTGTTCGTCGACCCGGGAGAGCTGACGATGCACTGCGCCAAGCACGGCGTACGACTGCGGGTCCGTGGGGTCCGGCCGAGCGTTCCGGGCCTGATCCGCTGGCTGGCGCTGCCGACCGGCACCGCGCCGCGTCGGCTGGGCCGGATGGTGCCGACCCGCTCCACGCAGGTGCTCTATCAGGGGATCGGCCGCAAACAGGGTTCGCGCGGGGAGGTGCAGGTGTGA
- the disA gene encoding DNA integrity scanning diadenylate cyclase DisA: MPLDRDASTNRHANGAAPGVNGSAARPMTPTAPGLTGGGLSGDPLRANLALMAPGTALRDGLERILRGRTGALIVLGHDEVVERICTGGFPLDVEFSATRLRELCKMDGAVVLSSDGTRIVRAAVHLMPDPGIPSEESGTRHRTAERVAKQSGFPVISVSQSMRIIGLYVNGQRHVLDDSAAILSRANQALATLERYKLRLDEVSGTLSALEIEDLVTVRDAVAVVQRLEMVRRIADEISGYVVELGTDGRLLALQLDELMAGVDSDRTLVIRDYLPTGRKARTLDEALVELDLLTATEMIDLVAVAKAIGYAGASDALDAAVSPRGFRLLAKVPRLPAQIVERLVDHFGSLQRLLGATVEDLQAVEGVGDARARGVREGLSRLAEASILERYV, translated from the coding sequence GTGCCGCTCGACCGCGATGCCTCCACCAACCGTCATGCCAACGGGGCTGCCCCGGGCGTCAACGGATCGGCAGCCCGTCCGATGACCCCCACCGCGCCCGGCCTGACCGGCGGCGGGCTCAGCGGCGACCCGCTCCGCGCCAACCTCGCCCTGATGGCCCCGGGCACCGCGTTGCGCGACGGCCTCGAGCGCATCCTGCGCGGCCGGACCGGCGCCCTCATCGTGCTGGGCCACGACGAGGTCGTGGAGCGCATCTGCACCGGCGGCTTTCCGCTCGACGTCGAGTTCTCGGCCACCCGTCTGCGCGAGCTGTGCAAGATGGACGGCGCCGTGGTCCTCTCCAGCGACGGCACCCGCATCGTCCGCGCGGCCGTGCACCTCATGCCCGATCCCGGCATCCCCTCGGAGGAATCGGGCACCCGGCACCGCACCGCGGAACGGGTCGCCAAGCAGTCCGGCTTCCCGGTGATCTCGGTGAGCCAGTCGATGCGGATCATCGGCCTCTACGTCAACGGCCAGCGTCACGTCCTCGACGACTCGGCCGCCATCCTCTCCCGCGCCAACCAGGCCCTCGCCACGCTCGAGCGTTACAAGCTGCGCCTCGACGAGGTGTCGGGCACGCTGTCGGCGCTGGAGATAGAAGATCTCGTGACCGTCCGTGACGCGGTGGCCGTCGTGCAGCGCCTCGAGATGGTGCGCCGCATCGCCGACGAGATCTCCGGATATGTGGTGGAGCTCGGCACCGACGGCCGGCTGCTGGCGCTGCAGCTCGACGAGCTGATGGCCGGCGTCGACTCCGACCGCACCCTGGTCATCCGCGACTACCTGCCCACCGGCCGCAAGGCGCGCACCCTCGACGAGGCCCTGGTCGAGCTCGACCTGCTCACCGCGACCGAGATGATCGACCTGGTCGCCGTCGCCAAGGCCATCGGCTACGCCGGCGCCTCCGACGCGCTGGACGCGGCGGTCAGCCCCCGCGGCTTCCGGCTGCTGGCCAAGGTGCCCCGGCTTCCCGCCCAGATCGTCGAGCGGCTCGTCGACCACTTCGGCAGCCTGCAACGCCTGTTGGGCGCCACGGTCGAGGACCTGCAGGCGGTCGAGGGCGTGGGCGACGCCCGGGCCCGCGGGGTCCGCGAGGGCCTGTCCCGCCTCGCCGAGGCGTCAATCCTCGAACGCTACGTCTGA
- a CDS encoding UbiA family prenyltransferase, producing MADLAALLRASHAEPGGAVTLAMTLLAVGAGHRGWAVAGVAAAIGATQLSVGWVNDWLDADRDRATGRRDKPVVSGAVSRRTVGIAGLIASLAIPVLGLPFGPAATACITLVGVFALLYDWPLKSTPFSIVPYLVAFGLMPAFVVLALPGHPWPPAWLVAAGALLGGGAHFANVLPDLADDAATGVVGLPHRLGAAWSQVAAGGLLLAATLTLVFGPPGPPSWPGIAAAAAAVVVLPLGWYAGRRELRQGARQVAMFRSVIVVALLDVALLVFSGNVV from the coding sequence ATGGCCGATCTTGCCGCGCTCCTCAGGGCGTCCCACGCCGAACCGGGTGGCGCCGTCACGCTCGCCATGACCCTGCTCGCCGTCGGCGCCGGACATCGCGGGTGGGCGGTGGCCGGGGTCGCCGCGGCGATCGGCGCGACCCAGCTCTCGGTGGGATGGGTCAACGACTGGCTGGACGCGGACCGGGACCGGGCCACGGGACGCCGCGACAAGCCCGTGGTGTCGGGCGCGGTCTCCCGCCGTACGGTCGGCATCGCAGGGTTGATCGCTTCCCTGGCCATCCCGGTGCTGGGCCTGCCCTTCGGGCCCGCGGCGACGGCCTGCATCACGCTGGTCGGCGTCTTCGCGCTGCTCTACGACTGGCCGCTCAAGTCGACCCCTTTCTCGATCGTGCCGTACCTGGTGGCGTTCGGCCTGATGCCGGCCTTCGTGGTCCTGGCCCTGCCGGGTCACCCGTGGCCGCCGGCCTGGCTGGTCGCGGCGGGTGCGCTCCTCGGCGGCGGCGCGCACTTCGCCAACGTGCTGCCGGACCTGGCCGACGACGCCGCGACCGGCGTGGTGGGGCTGCCGCATCGCCTCGGCGCCGCCTGGTCGCAGGTCGCGGCCGGAGGACTGCTGCTGGCCGCGACGCTCACGCTGGTCTTCGGACCGCCCGGGCCGCCGTCGTGGCCGGGCATCGCGGCCGCCGCGGCCGCCGTCGTGGTCCTTCCGCTCGGTTGGTACGCGGGAAGGCGCGAACTCCGGCAAGGCGCTCGTCAGGTGGCCATGTTCCGCTCCGTCATCGTGGTGGCGCTGCTCGACGTCGCACTGCTGGTCTTCAGCGGAAATGTCGTCTGA